One window of the Staphylococcus equorum genome contains the following:
- a CDS encoding AraC family transcriptional regulator, producing the protein MENRLNYNSYGFRFKGDYQDKVAGLNAMGFELQQSQEYKWHGLNRGENDVFIFQYTTNGYGIIQIEDKTFNLEKGEAFFVKVPSNHCYYLPHNSNEWEFLYFTIYGDEVSRLFNIIVNTYGNIFKLPLHSKPIKHIIETLEKVDTIGINHGYDASSCAYAFIMKCLEYFEYGYQHSDDFPLSITKAINFIEKHYQEDISLDDIVKVSNLSKYHFTRQFKKSIKETPINFLAKTRINKSLILLTSDDKNIEYIAQEVGYTSSNYFSKVFKKFIGTTPNNYRKTINIMPVDKVFTD; encoded by the coding sequence TTGGAAAATAGGTTAAATTATAATTCTTATGGTTTTAGATTTAAAGGAGATTATCAAGATAAAGTTGCTGGATTAAATGCAATGGGTTTTGAACTTCAACAAAGCCAAGAATACAAATGGCATGGTTTAAATCGTGGAGAAAATGATGTATTTATCTTTCAGTATACGACAAATGGCTATGGCATTATTCAAATAGAAGATAAAACTTTTAATTTAGAAAAAGGAGAAGCTTTTTTTGTCAAAGTTCCAAGTAACCATTGCTATTATCTACCTCATAATTCAAATGAATGGGAATTTCTCTATTTCACAATTTATGGCGATGAAGTCAGTAGATTATTTAATATAATTGTAAATACATACGGAAATATATTCAAATTACCTTTACACTCAAAACCAATTAAACATATTATAGAAACTTTAGAAAAAGTGGATACTATCGGAATCAACCATGGTTACGACGCTTCTTCTTGCGCCTACGCCTTTATTATGAAGTGCTTAGAGTATTTTGAATACGGCTATCAACACTCTGATGATTTCCCTCTATCTATTACAAAAGCGATTAACTTCATTGAAAAACATTATCAAGAAGACATAAGTCTAGATGATATTGTTAAAGTGTCTAATTTATCTAAATATCATTTCACCCGCCAATTTAAAAAGTCTATAAAAGAAACCCCCATTAATTTTTTAGCAAAAACTAGAATAAACAAATCACTTATTTTATTAACCTCAGATGATAAGAACATTGAATACATCGCACAAGAAGTGGGCTACACTTCTAGTAATTATTTTAGTAAAGTATTTAAAAAGTTTATCGGGACAACTCCAAATAATTACAGAAAAACCATCAATATAATGCCTGTAGATAAAGTTTTCACCGATTGA
- a CDS encoding NADH dehydrogenase subunit 5, whose product MLTSLNVSILLIIFFITVIVSVLSGIMFLNSRIPLAYVRIHIFLVALPPLVAFIGLIGAPKNIEVGFWYSDFLAWLMAFFVLVIGLIIQRYCVQYLMGDRSYRKYFTLFTITTSFAAMAWLTGDLRIMVVSWGITLLGLTLLISLTSAWKVTRAAAKVTGKLFLLSWIALLLAVVWMTLLTGEWRYTSIFTASNLAQINAWESFGINMLIILAVMVPAAQFPFQRWLIESVAAPTPVSAIMHAGIVNAGGVILARFSPIFNGDIATFVLLLFASISVLIGAGISLVHVDYKRLLVGSTIGQMGFMLIQCAMGAYIPAIIHLILHGLFKATLFLRSGSAVRHFNVPSRASERMSYLWIVSGRILALAIGLGFWLTSPGEGYRLVSGLILAWSLSVSWTQLVAFGEGKFGRIMGLLILIVVGAVYFIVHHFFASALHTMTFNSVQPPMLVVVIVALVLLLGSLMSTWVARNRSSVAFSILYMWLVRIGDAKAETVERHPNYLKTYLTKGGH is encoded by the coding sequence ATGCTCACATCGCTTAATGTATCAATACTGTTAATTATATTTTTTATCACTGTCATTGTTTCTGTATTGAGTGGCATAATGTTTTTAAATTCACGCATACCATTGGCGTATGTGCGTATACATATATTCTTAGTGGCATTACCGCCGCTTGTAGCATTTATCGGACTTATAGGCGCACCGAAAAATATAGAAGTAGGGTTTTGGTATTCAGATTTTCTAGCGTGGTTAATGGCCTTTTTCGTTTTAGTCATAGGCTTAATCATTCAACGTTATTGTGTACAGTATCTAATGGGCGATCGAAGTTATAGAAAGTACTTCACTTTATTTACAATTACGACTAGTTTTGCCGCCATGGCTTGGTTAACAGGTGATTTGCGTATTATGGTTGTCAGTTGGGGCATAACGTTACTTGGTTTAACGCTATTAATCAGCTTAACAAGCGCTTGGAAAGTGACGAGAGCTGCTGCAAAAGTAACTGGTAAATTGTTTTTGTTAAGTTGGATAGCATTATTGTTGGCAGTAGTGTGGATGACATTACTAACTGGTGAATGGCGATACACCTCAATTTTCACAGCTTCAAATTTAGCTCAAATTAATGCGTGGGAAAGTTTTGGTATTAATATGCTCATTATATTAGCGGTTATGGTACCAGCTGCACAATTTCCATTTCAAAGATGGTTGATAGAATCAGTTGCAGCGCCAACACCAGTGTCGGCTATTATGCATGCAGGTATCGTTAATGCGGGTGGCGTCATATTAGCAAGATTTTCACCGATATTTAATGGTGACATTGCAACATTTGTGTTGTTATTGTTTGCGAGTATTTCTGTACTGATTGGTGCAGGTATAAGTTTAGTGCATGTAGACTATAAACGACTTTTAGTAGGATCAACAATTGGACAAATGGGCTTTATGTTAATCCAGTGTGCAATGGGTGCATACATTCCTGCGATTATCCATTTGATTTTACATGGTCTATTTAAAGCAACGCTCTTCTTACGTTCTGGTTCAGCAGTGCGTCACTTTAATGTACCAAGTCGTGCAAGTGAGAGAATGTCATACTTATGGATTGTGTCAGGACGTATATTAGCTTTGGCGATTGGTTTAGGTTTTTGGCTTACATCACCAGGAGAAGGCTACCGCTTAGTGAGTGGACTCATCTTAGCTTGGTCATTATCTGTATCATGGACACAACTTGTGGCATTTGGAGAAGGGAAATTCGGACGTATCATGGGCTTATTGATACTCATCGTCGTTGGTGCAGTATACTTTATCGTTCATCACTTCTTCGCTAGCGCCTTACATACGATGACTTTCAATAGTGTTCAACCACCTATGCTTGTCGTTGTAATTGTAGCTTTAGTGCTCTTGCTTGGTAGTTTAATGAGTACGTGGGTCGCGCGTAATCGTTCATCGGTTGCATTTTCAATATTATATATGTGGCTTGTACGTATCGGGGATGCAAAAGCTGAGACTGTAGAACGTCATCCAAACTACCTTAAAACATATTTAACAAAAGGAGGACACTAA